The following nucleotide sequence is from Plectropomus leopardus isolate mb unplaced genomic scaffold, YSFRI_Pleo_2.0 unplaced_scaffold25860, whole genome shotgun sequence.
CCCTTTGTATTTTGAAATCCGCCACCGGAAATGTAGTTTTTGACCTGTCCCCGTGTTGTGGCTGAACTTACCGATCAAACTCTGACGGTTGAGATTTGTCACCGGGAATAACGACCATGAGCCGGTCTGTCCGCCGGAAAACACGAGGAGGAGAAAACATGTCCGCCGCGCTCAAACTTACACCGACTTTCAGAGAAAACGTCGCCGAATCTGCTCGGTTTTTGTCGGTTTGAGCTCGAGCGGAGCTAGCCTCAGAGGCGCCGAGGAGGAGCCAACTTCTGCCCGGGCTCCGGGCGCTGCTGAGCGGGGAGACGACGGCGGAGCCCCGCGGAGTCAGAGAGCCGTTAACGCAGCCGTTAAAACGGTTCAGACCGCGACTTTAGTCTGTATCTCTCCGCCATGCTGACGCTGTTTCTCCGGAGAGCTCTCACACACAAGTTACCGGCGGGACCGAGGCTGCCGGCGCGGCTCACACCGAGCTGCGGCATGGGGACTCACGGCAGGAACGAGCCGAGGGAGCCGCTCAGCTCCCCGAAGGGAGCCAAGGAGTTCATCTACCGGCTGCAGCCCGCCGAGAGGAGCAGCCTGCTGCGGGAGCTGCAGAGCTTCGAGTCCACCGCCATCGCCCAGGgtgagtaaacaaacaaacaaacaaacacacaaacaaaccaacaaacacacaaacaaaccaacaaacacacaaacacacaaacaaaccaacaaacacacagagtggGGGAGTCTCAGGTAGGAGCCGATATTTTCCGATCGCACAATGACCGATATTAACCCTTCGCTTTAACATGTCGCTCTGctgacttttaaaaatcaagctttaaaatattttttttacctcactgagtttatt
It contains:
- the LOC121966777 gene encoding transmembrane protein 65-like, encoding MLTLFLRRALTHKLPAGPRLPARLTPSCGMGTHGRNEPREPLSSPKGAKEFIYRLQPAERSSLLRELQSFESTAIAQ